In one window of Leifsonia sp. NPDC080035 DNA:
- the cysK gene encoding cysteine synthase A — protein sequence MPAQVYENITEAVGRTPLVKLNRLAADTGATVLAKLEFYNPAGSVKDRIGVSIIDAAEKAGALRSGGTIVEGTSGNTGIALAMVGAARGYKVILTMPETMSKERRVLLRAFGAEIVLTPGPEGMRGAVEKAKEIVASTENAIWAQQFANEANPAVHRATTAEEIWADTDGGVDIFVSGVGTGGTITGVGQVLKERKPEVKVIAVEPLDSPILSGGKPGPHKIQGIGANFVPEILDTTVYDEVVDVSFEDSIETAKRLASEEGILAGISSGAIVWAALQVASRPENAGKTIVAVVCDTGERYISTALWADLLD from the coding sequence ATGCCAGCACAGGTTTACGAGAACATCACCGAGGCCGTCGGCCGCACTCCCCTCGTCAAGCTCAACCGACTCGCCGCGGACACCGGCGCGACGGTGCTGGCGAAGCTGGAGTTCTACAACCCCGCCGGGAGCGTCAAGGACCGGATCGGCGTCTCCATCATCGACGCCGCCGAGAAGGCGGGGGCGCTGCGCTCGGGCGGCACCATCGTCGAGGGCACGAGCGGCAACACGGGCATCGCGCTCGCGATGGTCGGCGCGGCCCGCGGTTACAAGGTCATCCTCACGATGCCGGAGACGATGAGCAAGGAGCGCCGCGTGCTGCTGCGCGCCTTCGGCGCCGAGATCGTGCTCACCCCGGGGCCGGAGGGGATGCGCGGCGCGGTCGAGAAGGCCAAGGAGATCGTCGCGTCCACGGAGAACGCCATCTGGGCTCAGCAGTTCGCGAACGAGGCCAACCCCGCCGTGCACCGCGCCACCACCGCCGAGGAGATCTGGGCGGACACGGACGGCGGCGTCGACATCTTCGTCTCCGGGGTCGGCACCGGCGGCACCATCACCGGCGTCGGGCAGGTGCTCAAGGAGCGCAAGCCCGAGGTGAAGGTGATCGCGGTGGAGCCGCTGGATTCGCCGATCCTGAGCGGTGGCAAGCCCGGCCCGCACAAGATCCAGGGCATCGGCGCCAACTTCGTCCCCGAGATCCTCGACACCACCGTCTACGACGAGGTCGTCGACGTGTCGTTCGAGGACTCGATCGAGACCGCGAAGCGGCTGGCGAGCGAGGAAGGCATCCTGGCCGGGATCTCCTCCGGCGCCATCGTCTGGGCGGCGCTCCAGGTCGCCTCGCGGCCCGAGAACGCCGGCAAGACGATCGTGGCGGTCGTGTGCGACACCGGCGAGCGCTACATCTCGACGGCGC
- the prmC gene encoding peptide chain release factor N(5)-glutamine methyltransferase: MTEPAPVSVRTLRDETVALLATARVPDPEVDAELLIGHVLGVPRGRVQALVVMDATAGDEDVARVRELAARRAAREPLQHITGVAPFRSLELAVGPGVFVPRPETEQVVQFAIDALRAVPSEQPVAVDLGTGSGAIALAMATEVPHARVYAVENSREAFVWTRRNIEELGGDNISGAFADLADAFPELDGTVDVVISNPPYVPAAAVPRDPEVRLFDPAAALYGGEDGLDVVRVISRVAQRLLRPGGTLVLEHGELQGADIRAILTADGWRAAATHRDLTTRDRATTALR; this comes from the coding sequence ATGACCGAACCCGCCCCCGTCTCCGTCCGCACGCTCCGCGACGAGACCGTCGCCCTGCTCGCCACGGCGCGCGTCCCCGACCCCGAGGTGGATGCGGAGCTGCTGATCGGGCACGTGCTCGGCGTCCCGCGCGGCCGGGTGCAGGCGCTCGTCGTGATGGATGCGACGGCAGGGGACGAGGACGTCGCACGCGTCCGGGAGCTCGCCGCCCGGCGGGCCGCCCGCGAGCCGCTGCAGCACATCACCGGCGTCGCCCCGTTCCGATCGCTGGAGCTCGCCGTCGGCCCCGGCGTCTTCGTGCCACGCCCGGAGACCGAGCAGGTCGTCCAGTTCGCCATCGACGCGCTCCGCGCCGTGCCCTCCGAGCAGCCCGTCGCGGTGGACCTCGGCACCGGCAGCGGCGCGATCGCGCTGGCGATGGCGACCGAGGTGCCGCACGCCCGCGTCTACGCCGTCGAGAATTCCCGCGAGGCGTTCGTGTGGACCCGGCGCAACATCGAGGAGCTGGGCGGGGACAACATCAGCGGGGCGTTCGCCGACCTCGCCGATGCCTTCCCGGAGCTCGACGGAACCGTCGACGTCGTCATCTCGAACCCGCCGTACGTGCCCGCAGCCGCGGTGCCCCGCGACCCGGAGGTGCGGCTGTTCGACCCCGCGGCGGCCCTCTACGGCGGCGAGGATGGTCTGGATGTGGTGCGCGTGATCTCGCGCGTCGCCCAGCGGCTGCTCCGCCCGGGCGGCACTCTGGTGCTCGAGCACGGCGAACTGCAGGGCGCCGACATCCGCGCGATCCTCACCGCGGACGGCTGGCGCGCCGCCGCGACCCACCGCGACCTGACCACGCGGGATCGCGCGACCACCGCACTCCGCTGA
- a CDS encoding TetR/AcrR family transcriptional regulator C-terminal domain-containing protein, whose amino-acid sequence MADEVEEALPRAVALSWGVAERPQRGPKRELSIERIVDTAIGIADSDGLAAVSMSRIASDLGFTTMSLYRYVTSKDDVLALMQDAVCEIPIPAEGEEGEDWRAALRRWAMASIEVIQEHPWYPDIPISGIPLMPNNLAVLDWGLRAMRDLPLTDAEKMSTALLLSSYARAVGVVERDVGRSRGDQAPPQNGEAFTAALAELVTPERFPDLAPLVRSGTYADADGGDDQDDFAFGLERILDGIERYVSARAAGEPVTAFEERPEPIPNDKSVREAAKQRREAEKALREARKREREAIARARERVARGR is encoded by the coding sequence ATGGCGGACGAAGTCGAGGAGGCGCTCCCCCGCGCCGTCGCCCTGAGCTGGGGCGTGGCCGAGCGGCCGCAGCGCGGACCCAAGCGCGAGCTCAGCATCGAGCGCATCGTGGACACGGCGATCGGCATCGCGGACAGCGACGGACTCGCCGCCGTGTCGATGAGCCGCATCGCGAGCGACCTCGGCTTCACGACCATGTCGCTGTACCGCTACGTGACGAGCAAGGACGACGTGCTCGCCCTCATGCAAGACGCCGTCTGCGAAATCCCCATCCCGGCGGAGGGCGAGGAGGGAGAGGACTGGCGGGCCGCGCTGCGGCGTTGGGCGATGGCCAGCATCGAGGTGATCCAGGAGCACCCCTGGTACCCCGACATCCCGATCTCCGGCATCCCGCTGATGCCGAACAATCTGGCCGTTCTCGACTGGGGGCTGCGCGCGATGCGTGATCTCCCGCTCACGGACGCCGAGAAGATGTCGACGGCGCTACTGCTGTCCTCGTACGCGCGGGCGGTCGGCGTTGTGGAGCGGGACGTCGGCCGCTCACGCGGCGACCAGGCGCCGCCGCAGAACGGCGAGGCGTTCACCGCCGCCCTCGCCGAGCTGGTGACCCCGGAGCGCTTCCCCGACCTCGCGCCGCTGGTGCGTTCCGGCACCTACGCCGACGCCGACGGCGGGGACGACCAGGACGACTTCGCGTTCGGCCTCGAGCGCATCCTCGACGGCATCGAGCGCTACGTGTCGGCCCGCGCCGCCGGCGAGCCGGTCACGGCGTTCGAGGAGCGCCCGGAGCCGATCCCGAACGACAAGTCGGTGCGCGAGGCAGCCAAGCAGCGCCGCGAGGCGGAGAAGGCGCTGCGCGAGGCGCGCAAGCGCGAGCGCGAGGCGATCGCCCGCGCCCGCGAGCGCGTCGCCCGCGGGCGCTGA
- a CDS encoding ATP-binding cassette domain-containing protein, which translates to MTTAAIEVAGLRKSFGSQTVLDGVDLRVERGSVFALLGPNGAGKTTFITILATLVAPDGGTVSVCGHDVERDREGVKRSISLTGQSAAVDEVLTAEENLRMMARLAGYTAQQSAARARELLDRFDLGDAARKRVKTFSGGMRRRLDLALSLVSTPPVIFLDEPTTGLDTRSRQTLWAIIRDLAARGTTILLTTQYLEEADQLADRIAVLDHGTIVAEGTAAELKARVGGEVVELRDAADELVREVPTDGSVDGLRDAIDALDELAVPGASIAIRKPSMDDVFLALTGSEATPSARTREEAVR; encoded by the coding sequence ATGACGACAGCGGCTATCGAGGTCGCCGGACTGCGGAAGTCGTTCGGCTCCCAGACGGTCCTCGACGGTGTCGACCTGCGCGTCGAGCGGGGCAGCGTATTCGCGCTGCTCGGCCCGAACGGCGCCGGCAAGACCACCTTCATCACCATCCTCGCCACCCTCGTCGCGCCCGACGGCGGCACGGTCAGCGTCTGCGGCCACGACGTCGAGCGGGACAGGGAGGGCGTCAAGCGCTCCATCAGCCTCACCGGCCAGTCCGCCGCCGTCGACGAGGTGCTCACCGCGGAGGAGAACCTGCGCATGATGGCACGGCTCGCCGGCTACACCGCGCAGCAGTCGGCGGCGCGGGCGCGCGAGCTCCTCGACCGGTTCGACCTCGGGGATGCGGCGCGCAAGCGCGTCAAGACCTTCTCCGGTGGGATGCGCCGCCGGCTCGACCTGGCGCTCAGCCTGGTCTCCACCCCTCCGGTGATCTTCCTCGACGAGCCGACCACCGGTCTCGACACCCGCAGCAGGCAGACGCTGTGGGCGATCATCCGCGACCTGGCGGCGCGAGGCACCACCATCCTGCTCACCACGCAGTACCTGGAGGAGGCCGACCAGCTCGCCGACCGCATCGCCGTTCTCGACCACGGCACGATCGTGGCCGAGGGCACGGCCGCCGAGCTGAAGGCACGGGTCGGCGGAGAGGTCGTCGAGCTGCGCGACGCGGCCGACGAGCTGGTGCGCGAAGTCCCGACGGACGGCTCCGTCGACGGGCTGCGCGACGCCATCGACGCGCTGGATGAGCTGGCCGTTCCCGGCGCATCCATCGCGATCCGCAAACCGTCCATGGACGACGTGTTCCTGGCCCTCACCGGCTCGGAGGCCACCCCGTCCGCCCGCACCCGCGAGGAGGCCGTCCGATGA
- a CDS encoding ABC transporter permease → MTALTIPSTVPATAPAPAGRLTSTAVFIRRSLTHSLRNVEALTMAIVLPVMLMLLFTFVFGGALDAEGGYVDYVVPGIILLCAGFGASSTAVDVAEDMTNGIVDRFRTMPLQANGVITGHVVASLVRNLLATGVVIGVALAVGFRPTGNVLEWLGALGIVALFILAITWLFAAIGLVAATPAAASGYGFALLFLPYLSSAFVPTDTMPGWLQWVAENQPITPIIETIRAFLFGRDPGSDLWWALGWCALIIVGAYAWAAFSFRRKAGRR, encoded by the coding sequence ATGACCGCGCTCACCATCCCGTCCACCGTCCCCGCGACAGCCCCGGCCCCGGCCGGACGGCTGACCTCGACGGCGGTGTTCATCCGCCGCAGCCTCACCCACTCGCTGCGCAACGTCGAGGCGCTCACCATGGCGATCGTGCTGCCGGTGATGCTGATGCTGCTGTTCACGTTCGTGTTCGGCGGCGCGCTGGATGCGGAGGGCGGCTACGTCGACTATGTCGTGCCCGGCATCATCCTGCTCTGCGCCGGATTCGGAGCCTCCAGCACGGCCGTCGACGTCGCGGAGGACATGACCAACGGCATCGTCGACCGGTTCCGCACCATGCCGCTGCAGGCCAACGGAGTGATCACCGGCCACGTCGTCGCGAGCCTGGTGCGCAACCTGCTCGCGACCGGCGTGGTCATCGGGGTCGCGCTGGCCGTCGGCTTCCGGCCGACCGGGAACGTTCTCGAGTGGCTCGGCGCCCTCGGGATCGTCGCCCTCTTCATCCTCGCGATCACCTGGCTGTTCGCGGCGATCGGGCTCGTCGCCGCCACGCCCGCCGCGGCGAGCGGTTACGGGTTCGCCCTGCTCTTCCTGCCGTACCTCTCCAGCGCGTTCGTCCCGACGGACACGATGCCCGGCTGGCTGCAGTGGGTGGCGGAGAACCAGCCGATCACACCGATCATCGAGACCATCCGGGCGTTCCTGTTCGGCCGCGACCCCGGAAGCGACCTCTGGTGGGCCCTCGGCTGGTGCGCCCTGATCATCGTCGGCGCGTACGCCTGGGCGGCCTTCTCGTTCCGCCGCAAGGCGGGCCGCCGCTGA
- a CDS encoding HAD-IA family hydrolase, whose amino-acid sequence MSAPLFVFDMDNVLYDYDWRRRTAAMARLTGLSAEQLRERWFNLDGEGSAEAGAFRTGEEYLDALSTALGVRVAEEDFLRIRGEAMTPWPVSLAAVRRAAEAGTATLLTNNGPLVARNLPRLAPELAEILPVEHLCASSDYGARKPDPVVFERVLDRYGFAAEDTFFADDLPENVAAAASIGIRAHLFETPDRLLDAVEQAVAVRA is encoded by the coding sequence GTGAGCGCGCCGCTGTTCGTGTTCGACATGGACAACGTGCTCTACGACTACGACTGGCGGCGCCGGACGGCGGCGATGGCTCGGCTCACCGGGCTGAGCGCGGAGCAGCTGCGCGAACGCTGGTTCAACCTCGACGGCGAGGGCTCGGCGGAGGCGGGCGCCTTCCGGACCGGCGAGGAGTACCTCGACGCCCTCTCGACCGCGCTCGGCGTCCGGGTCGCGGAGGAGGACTTCCTGCGGATCCGCGGCGAGGCGATGACGCCGTGGCCGGTCTCCCTCGCTGCGGTCCGCCGCGCCGCGGAGGCGGGGACGGCCACGCTCCTGACGAACAACGGCCCGCTCGTGGCCCGGAACCTCCCCCGGCTGGCGCCGGAACTCGCGGAGATCCTGCCCGTCGAGCACCTGTGCGCTTCGTCGGACTACGGGGCGCGCAAGCCCGACCCCGTCGTGTTCGAGCGTGTCCTCGACCGCTACGGGTTCGCCGCGGAGGACACGTTCTTCGCCGACGACCTGCCCGAGAACGTGGCGGCGGCGGCATCGATCGGCATCCGCGCGCACCTGTTCGAGACGCCGGACCGCCTGCTCGACGCCGTCGAGCAGGCCGTCGCGGTGCGCGCCTGA
- a CDS encoding HAD family phosphatase produces MDVYFFDCDKTLYDYDFHKRLPKLAELGGVSQYRLASTWWAGGHERAAEIGEYSTSEEYLAAFAEVTGARLTLAQWQEARKAAMTPIPGSIAALKEAATLGTVSLLSNNPIPFKDSLPVLTPEIVDTLRDNDLVSAVLGARKPERRIYTRALGRFGARPEDAILFDDSLPNVEGARAAGMHAHHFTRREDGGFDTDAMLDAIHAFAERER; encoded by the coding sequence ATGGACGTCTACTTCTTCGACTGCGACAAGACCCTCTACGACTACGACTTCCACAAGCGTCTCCCGAAGCTCGCCGAGCTGGGCGGTGTGAGCCAGTACCGGCTCGCCTCGACCTGGTGGGCGGGCGGACACGAGCGGGCGGCCGAGATCGGCGAATACTCGACGAGCGAGGAGTACCTGGCCGCGTTCGCCGAGGTGACCGGCGCGCGGCTGACGCTCGCGCAGTGGCAGGAGGCGCGCAAGGCGGCCATGACGCCCATCCCCGGCTCGATCGCGGCCCTGAAGGAGGCGGCGACGCTGGGCACCGTCTCGCTGCTCTCGAACAACCCCATCCCGTTCAAGGACTCGCTCCCGGTGCTCACCCCCGAGATCGTCGACACGCTGCGCGACAACGACCTGGTGTCCGCCGTGCTCGGCGCGCGGAAGCCCGAGCGCCGCATCTACACCCGCGCGCTCGGCCGGTTCGGCGCGCGACCGGAGGACGCCATCCTGTTCGACGACTCGCTGCCCAACGTGGAGGGCGCCCGCGCGGCCGGGATGCACGCCCACCACTTCACCCGGCGCGAGGACGGCGGTTTCGACACGGACGCGATGCTGGACGCCATCCACGCGTTCGCGGAGCGCGAGAGGTGA
- a CDS encoding L-threonylcarbamoyladenylate synthase: MATIYDCSVESDLLTGMRLARAAIGRGELVVIPTDTVYGVAADAFSPAAVQRLLDAKGRGRQSPPPVLVPGIPTLAALAEHVPAEVDALVQAFWPGGLTIVLPAAPSLVWDLGETRGTVALRMPQDRIALELLSETGPLAVSSANLTGHPAARTAAEAEGMLGDSISVYLDGGEAGTGYERVEGKDSSSTIVDATALASGSGKLRILRHGVISAEQLREVVGDALADPEPAETPSDA, encoded by the coding sequence ATGGCAACCATCTACGACTGCTCCGTCGAATCCGACCTCCTCACCGGTATGCGTCTCGCCCGCGCGGCGATCGGCCGCGGTGAGCTGGTGGTCATCCCCACGGACACGGTCTATGGAGTGGCCGCCGACGCGTTCAGCCCCGCCGCCGTGCAGCGGCTGCTGGACGCCAAGGGCCGCGGACGCCAGTCGCCGCCTCCCGTGCTGGTCCCCGGCATCCCCACGCTCGCCGCGCTGGCGGAGCACGTGCCCGCCGAGGTGGATGCGCTGGTGCAGGCGTTCTGGCCGGGCGGTCTCACCATCGTGCTGCCGGCGGCGCCCTCCCTGGTCTGGGACCTCGGCGAGACCCGCGGCACGGTCGCGCTGCGCATGCCGCAGGACCGGATCGCCCTCGAACTGCTCTCCGAGACCGGCCCGCTGGCCGTCTCTTCCGCCAATCTCACCGGACATCCGGCCGCCCGCACCGCAGCGGAGGCGGAGGGGATGCTCGGCGACTCGATCTCGGTCTACCTCGACGGGGGAGAGGCGGGCACCGGCTACGAGCGCGTTGAGGGCAAGGACTCCTCCTCGACCATCGTGGACGCGACCGCTCTCGCCTCCGGCTCCGGAAAGCTCCGCATCCTGCGCCACGGCGTCATCTCCGCCGAGCAGCTGCGCGAGGTCGTCGGCGACGCGCTCGCGGACCCGGAGCCGGCCGAGACCCCCTCGGACGCCTGA
- a CDS encoding MraY family glycosyltransferase — MTLLLALALISAVITFGMSFVVYKLAMRYKLYPKIRARDVHTRPTPRLGGVAMFLGILVAFAVSWLLSSQFGVLTLIFSDTGPILAVLGASLLIVVIGVADDIWDLDWMTKLAGQFVAAGLVAWFGVQIYSLPIGGLTVGSPVMSIVITLFAIVLVMNAINFIDGLDGLVAGVALIANGTFLIYTYLLQREISPQNYFSLAGVIAAILVGACAGFLPLNWHPAKMFMGDAGALLIGLLMATSAISVTGTINPEELQTLGKSSLVPAFIPIILPFAVLVVPLLDFGLAVIRRLRAGKSPFSADRKHLHHRLLDMGHSHLHAVLLFYAWTAVLSIGCLLFFVVDSYWIAIVFVAIGLVVCTALTLAPLSRKKAKEAAAELAPAGSPEAAETARYDQLDAASERVPARAPAVPEDPTTSKEIR; from the coding sequence GTGACCCTCCTCCTCGCCCTCGCGCTCATCTCGGCCGTGATCACGTTCGGGATGTCCTTCGTGGTCTACAAGCTGGCGATGCGCTACAAGCTGTACCCGAAGATCCGCGCCCGCGACGTGCACACCCGGCCGACGCCGCGGCTCGGGGGAGTGGCGATGTTCCTCGGGATCCTGGTCGCCTTCGCCGTCTCCTGGCTTCTCTCCAGCCAGTTCGGCGTGCTGACCTTGATCTTCTCCGACACCGGGCCGATCCTGGCCGTCCTCGGAGCCTCGCTGCTCATCGTCGTGATCGGTGTCGCGGACGACATCTGGGACCTGGATTGGATGACCAAGCTCGCCGGGCAGTTCGTCGCGGCCGGTCTCGTCGCCTGGTTCGGCGTCCAGATCTACTCGTTGCCGATCGGCGGCCTGACGGTCGGCTCCCCGGTGATGAGCATCGTCATCACGCTGTTCGCGATCGTCCTCGTGATGAACGCGATCAACTTCATCGACGGTCTGGACGGCCTTGTCGCCGGCGTCGCATTGATCGCCAACGGCACCTTCCTCATCTACACGTACCTGCTGCAGCGCGAGATCAGCCCGCAGAACTACTTCAGCCTCGCCGGCGTCATCGCGGCGATCCTGGTCGGCGCCTGCGCCGGCTTCCTGCCGCTGAACTGGCACCCGGCGAAGATGTTCATGGGGGATGCTGGTGCCCTCCTCATCGGGCTGCTCATGGCGACCTCGGCCATCTCGGTCACCGGCACGATCAACCCGGAGGAACTGCAGACCCTCGGAAAGTCGTCCCTGGTGCCCGCGTTCATCCCGATCATCCTGCCGTTCGCGGTGCTGGTGGTGCCGCTGCTCGACTTCGGCCTCGCGGTGATCCGGCGGCTCCGGGCGGGAAAGTCGCCGTTCAGCGCGGACCGCAAGCACCTGCACCACCGGCTGCTCGACATGGGACATTCGCACCTGCACGCCGTGCTCCTCTTCTACGCGTGGACGGCCGTGCTGTCGATCGGCTGTCTGCTGTTCTTCGTCGTCGACTCGTACTGGATCGCCATCGTCTTCGTCGCGATCGGCCTCGTCGTCTGCACCGCTCTCACGCTCGCCCCGCTCAGCCGTAAGAAGGCCAAGGAGGCCGCGGCCGAGCTGGCGCCCGCCGGCTCGCCGGAGGCCGCGGAGACGGCCCGCTACGACCAGCTCGACGCGGCGAGCGAGCGCGTCCCCGCGCGGGCGCCGGCCGTCCCCGAAGACCCCACCACCAGCAAGGAGATCCGATGA
- the atpB gene encoding F0F1 ATP synthase subunit A: MNLLVQAASSDDGATFHGPSIDEFFPPAIFSIGGFEVNRIMLVRFIAVVALLLVFWLGTRRMKIVPGRFQSLVEMGLDLVRVNIAEDLLGKKDGRRFLPILTTIFFMVLFMNLTGIIPFLNIAGTSVIGVPLVLAVVAYITFIYAGVKKSPKGFFKNALFPSGVPKAIYIIVTPIEFISTFILRPVTLTLRLMMNMIVGHMLLVLFFSASVFFTFALGQGWIVLGIGALGFGFVFTLFEILVAVLQAYVFALLTAVYIQLAVAEEH, from the coding sequence GTGAACCTGCTGGTCCAGGCCGCAAGCTCCGATGACGGAGCCACCTTCCACGGCCCGTCGATCGACGAGTTCTTCCCACCGGCCATCTTTTCCATCGGTGGCTTCGAGGTCAACCGGATCATGCTGGTCCGGTTCATCGCCGTCGTCGCCCTCCTCCTGGTCTTCTGGCTCGGCACCCGCCGCATGAAGATCGTCCCCGGACGGTTCCAGTCGCTGGTCGAGATGGGTCTCGACCTCGTCCGCGTGAACATCGCCGAGGATCTGCTCGGCAAGAAGGACGGGCGGCGGTTCCTCCCGATCCTCACCACGATCTTCTTCATGGTGCTGTTCATGAACCTGACGGGCATCATCCCGTTCCTGAACATCGCGGGCACCTCGGTCATCGGCGTCCCGCTCGTGCTCGCGGTCGTGGCGTACATCACCTTCATCTACGCCGGCGTCAAGAAGAGCCCGAAGGGCTTCTTCAAGAACGCGCTGTTCCCGTCGGGTGTGCCGAAGGCGATCTACATCATCGTGACGCCGATCGAGTTCATCTCGACCTTCATCCTGCGTCCGGTCACGCTGACCCTCCGACTCATGATGAACATGATCGTCGGCCACATGCTGCTGGTGCTCTTCTTCAGCGCCTCGGTCTTCTTCACCTTCGCGCTCGGCCAGGGCTGGATCGTCCTCGGCATCGGTGCGCTCGGGTTCGGCTTCGTCTTCACCCTGTTCGAGATCCTGGTGGCTGTCCTCCAGGCCTACGTCTTCGCACTGCTCACCGCTGTCTACATCCAGCTCGCAGTCGCCGAGGAACACTAA
- the atpE gene encoding ATP synthase F0 subunit C, with the protein MDIAAISGNIATVGYGLAAIGPAIGVGIVVGKTIEGVARQPELAGRLQVLMWIGIAFTEALAFIGIATYFIFTA; encoded by the coding sequence GTGGACATCGCTGCTATCTCCGGCAACATCGCCACTGTCGGTTACGGCCTCGCCGCTATCGGCCCGGCCATCGGCGTGGGCATCGTCGTCGGCAAGACCATCGAGGGCGTCGCCCGCCAGCCTGAGCTGGCCGGCCGTCTGCAGGTCCTGATGTGGATCGGTATCGCGTTCACCGAGGCGCTCGCCTTCATCGGTATCGCGACCTACTTCATCTTCACCGCCTGA
- a CDS encoding F0F1 ATP synthase subunit B — MINGVIRAATEGETINPLVPQWYDIVGSLICFVVILIFFWIYALPRMKKMLDARAEAIEGNIAKADEAQNKAEALLEEYTAQLADARAEAGRIREQARTDGAKIVAEAKDNAAVEAARVTANAQAQIEAERQTALVSLRSEVGSLAIDLASGVVGEVLTEDKKAQAIVDRFLADLEASEKAGTTN; from the coding sequence ATGATCAACGGTGTGATCCGCGCCGCTACGGAGGGCGAGACGATCAACCCGCTCGTCCCGCAGTGGTATGACATCGTCGGGTCGCTGATCTGCTTCGTCGTCATCCTGATCTTCTTCTGGATCTACGCGCTCCCGCGCATGAAGAAGATGCTGGACGCGCGTGCGGAGGCGATCGAGGGCAACATCGCGAAGGCGGACGAGGCCCAGAACAAGGCCGAGGCGCTGCTGGAGGAGTACACGGCTCAGCTCGCCGACGCGCGTGCCGAGGCCGGCCGCATCCGCGAGCAGGCCCGCACCGACGGCGCGAAGATCGTCGCCGAGGCGAAGGACAACGCGGCGGTCGAGGCCGCTCGCGTGACCGCGAACGCCCAGGCCCAGATCGAGGCCGAGCGCCAGACGGCACTCGTCTCGCTGCGCAGCGAGGTCGGCTCGCTCGCGATCGACCTCGCCTCCGGCGTGGTCGGCGAGGTCCTCACCGAGGACAAGAAGGCCCAGGCGATCGTGGACCGGTTCCTGGCCGACCTGGAAGCCAGCGAGAAGGCAGGGACGACCAACTAA
- a CDS encoding F0F1 ATP synthase subunit delta: MGSATREALARSVSALAGLGAKADLATAEDLFAAGRVVADSAQLRAVLSDPSADQAGKAALVQRVFGSLSAPAVELLGVVAGERWSGQDDVLAAIEELGIRSIAASAPRNVDIPAELFAFGGAVTSDSQLELALRSKLADPAAKAALVERLLAGKASEQTVAIARQLVLQPRGRSIREALRDAARIVAAQYGQTIATVVTATPLPEAQAERLRASLAAKYGDLKLNQVVDPAILGGLRVQIGDDVIDGSVSTRLTELRLQLAG, encoded by the coding sequence ATGGGAAGCGCCACCAGAGAAGCACTGGCCCGGTCCGTCTCGGCTCTGGCCGGCCTCGGAGCCAAGGCAGATCTGGCGACGGCTGAAGACCTGTTCGCCGCAGGACGAGTCGTCGCAGACTCCGCCCAGCTCCGAGCGGTCCTCAGCGACCCCTCGGCCGACCAGGCGGGCAAGGCCGCGCTCGTGCAGCGCGTCTTCGGCTCCCTGTCGGCACCCGCGGTCGAGCTCCTCGGCGTCGTCGCCGGCGAGCGCTGGTCGGGCCAGGACGACGTCCTGGCCGCGATCGAGGAGCTCGGCATCCGCTCCATCGCAGCCTCCGCGCCGCGGAACGTCGACATCCCGGCGGAGCTGTTCGCATTCGGAGGCGCCGTGACCTCCGACTCGCAGCTCGAGCTCGCCCTGCGCAGCAAGCTCGCCGACCCGGCCGCGAAGGCGGCCCTGGTCGAGCGTCTGCTGGCCGGGAAGGCGTCGGAGCAGACGGTCGCGATCGCGCGTCAGCTCGTGCTGCAGCCGCGCGGCCGCAGCATCCGCGAGGCGCTGCGCGACGCCGCCCGCATCGTGGCCGCCCAGTACGGGCAGACGATCGCCACGGTCGTGACGGCGACGCCGCTGCCCGAGGCGCAGGCGGAGCGCCTGCGCGCGAGCCTCGCCGCGAAGTACGGCGACCTCAAGCTCAATCAGGTCGTCGACCCGGCGATCCTCGGTGGACTGCGCGTGCAGATCGGCGACGACGTCATCGACGGCAGCGTCTCCACGCGCCTCACCGAACTCCGACTTCAGCTGGCGGGCTGA